From the Gordonia bronchialis DSM 43247 genome, one window contains:
- a CDS encoding sulfurtransferase has translation MSVETDPNPAFAEYAHPERLVSTQWLSAHLGAKGLKIVESDEDVLLYDIGHIPTAQKIDWHLHLNDPVTRDYINGEQFAELMRSKGIERDDTIVIYGDKSNWWAAYALWVFTLFGHEDVRLLDGGRDAWMAEDRDTSFDVPEYPRSDYPVVERDDSRIRVFAADVLAALGTEPLVDVRSPQEYTGERTHMPDYPEEGALRGGHIPTAISIPWAKAAAPDSRFRSRAELDEVYGDLDADTPTIAYCRIGERSSHTWFVLTHLLGFTDVRNYDGSWTEWGNAVRVPIAVGTEPGSPPGSNSGSAQR, from the coding sequence GTGAGTGTTGAAACCGACCCGAACCCGGCCTTTGCCGAGTACGCCCATCCCGAGCGCCTGGTGAGCACCCAGTGGCTCTCGGCCCACCTCGGCGCCAAGGGCCTCAAGATCGTCGAATCCGACGAGGACGTCCTGCTCTACGACATCGGCCACATCCCCACCGCGCAGAAGATCGACTGGCATCTGCATCTCAACGATCCGGTGACGCGTGACTACATCAACGGCGAGCAGTTCGCGGAGTTGATGCGCAGCAAGGGAATCGAGCGCGACGACACCATCGTCATCTATGGCGACAAGAGCAACTGGTGGGCCGCGTACGCGCTTTGGGTGTTCACCCTCTTCGGCCACGAAGACGTCCGCCTGCTCGACGGCGGACGCGACGCCTGGATGGCCGAGGACCGCGACACCTCCTTCGACGTCCCCGAGTATCCGCGCTCGGATTACCCGGTAGTGGAGCGCGACGACTCCCGCATCCGGGTGTTCGCCGCGGATGTCCTCGCCGCGCTCGGTACCGAGCCGCTGGTCGATGTCCGCTCGCCGCAGGAGTACACCGGCGAACGCACCCACATGCCCGACTATCCCGAGGAAGGCGCGCTGCGCGGCGGTCACATCCCGACTGCGATCTCGATCCCGTGGGCCAAGGCCGCCGCCCCCGACAGCCGGTTCCGGTCGCGCGCCGAACTCGACGAGGTGTACGGCGACCTCGACGCGGACACCCCGACGATCGCGTACTGCCGCATCGGCGAGCGCTCGAGCCACACCTGGTTCGTGCTGACCCATCTGCTCGGGTTCACCGACGTGCGCAACTACGACGGTTCGTGGACCGAGTGGGGCAACGCGGTACGCGTCCCGATCGCCGTCGGCACCGAACCGGGCTCGCCGCCCGGCTCGAACTCCGGTTCAGCACAGCGATGA
- a CDS encoding condensation domain-containing protein: MKFVQIRDEALEPGGLVEWTPFVPGGLGAWDADSRLTSHNHEQHLRSAFEYRVRTRREGGRESWLGLTIEFDEPLSIPAIRSVLTQWIDRHEVLRSHVVIKGRGLQRLTTAPGTVKLKMGRIGWYSDAGPLMEQLAGAFDRATAPLQWPAYMFATVGRERSFTLLFAADHSLVDGYSLIMAQQELVTLYRAVREHRSANLPEVGSYVDFSAQERRLADQSGADHPAVGAWERFLRSGAGGMPSLRSELTPAAPPVRDPDPVTDAPQESLWGTILDDAAANRFTAVCSEAGGTLTAGVLAAFAVVHHQLTGDPEFRCVLPRHTRDEARWLTALGWFVAVAPLCVDMSDSPTFDRAVARTTAALKQGREGASLPFLRVAELIGHRGGPQFVISFIDTRYAPGAGAADAGRAKVIRSHSYAPDEVYVWINRTPSGMRYSARFPRESAEVTPAGGERPPGAHAEDGDHIDPEVGPVHAYLRAFTELVRRLGDSSTFGSPK, encoded by the coding sequence ATGAAGTTCGTCCAGATCCGTGACGAGGCACTCGAACCCGGTGGTCTCGTCGAGTGGACGCCCTTCGTACCGGGCGGTCTGGGCGCCTGGGACGCCGATTCCCGGCTGACCTCCCACAATCATGAGCAGCACCTTCGTTCGGCCTTCGAGTACCGCGTGCGCACCCGGCGCGAGGGTGGGCGTGAGTCGTGGCTGGGTCTGACGATCGAGTTCGACGAACCGTTGTCGATCCCGGCGATCCGGTCGGTGCTGACGCAGTGGATCGACCGGCACGAGGTGCTGCGCAGCCACGTCGTCATCAAAGGCCGCGGCCTGCAGCGGCTGACCACCGCGCCGGGCACGGTGAAGCTCAAGATGGGCCGGATCGGCTGGTACAGCGACGCCGGTCCCCTCATGGAGCAGCTCGCCGGTGCCTTCGACCGGGCGACGGCGCCGCTGCAGTGGCCGGCGTACATGTTCGCCACCGTCGGGCGGGAACGGTCCTTCACCCTGCTCTTCGCGGCCGACCACTCTCTGGTGGACGGGTATTCGCTGATCATGGCCCAGCAGGAGCTGGTGACCCTGTACCGCGCGGTGCGCGAACACCGCAGCGCCAACCTGCCCGAGGTCGGCAGCTACGTCGATTTCAGTGCCCAGGAGCGACGACTCGCCGACCAGTCCGGTGCCGATCACCCGGCGGTCGGCGCCTGGGAACGTTTCCTGCGTTCGGGCGCCGGTGGCATGCCGTCACTGCGTTCGGAACTCACTCCCGCCGCGCCGCCGGTGCGCGACCCCGACCCGGTCACCGACGCCCCGCAGGAATCGTTGTGGGGCACCATCCTCGACGACGCCGCCGCCAACCGGTTCACCGCGGTGTGCTCGGAGGCCGGTGGCACCCTCACCGCCGGTGTACTCGCGGCCTTTGCGGTGGTGCATCACCAGCTGACCGGCGACCCGGAATTCCGCTGCGTGCTCCCCCGCCACACCCGCGACGAGGCCCGCTGGCTGACCGCGCTGGGCTGGTTCGTCGCCGTCGCGCCGCTGTGTGTGGACATGTCGGATTCGCCGACCTTCGATCGGGCGGTCGCCCGCACCACCGCCGCCCTCAAACAGGGCCGGGAAGGGGCGTCGCTGCCGTTTCTGCGGGTCGCCGAGCTGATCGGGCACCGCGGGGGGCCGCAGTTCGTGATCTCGTTCATCGACACCCGGTATGCGCCGGGCGCGGGAGCCGCCGACGCCGGACGCGCCAAGGTCATCCGCTCGCACAGCTACGCGCCCGACGAGGTGTACGTGTGGATCAACCGCACCCCGTCGGGGATGCGCTACTCGGCCCGCTTCCCCCGCGAATCCGCGGAGGTGACCCCGGCCGGCGGGGAGAGACCGCCGGGCGCGCATGCCGAAGACGGCGATCACATCGATCCGGAGGTCGGCCCGGTACACGCCTACCTGCGCGCTTTCACCGAGTTGGTCCGACGCCTCGGTGACTCGAGCACCTTCGGCTCACCGAAGTGA
- a CDS encoding SufE family protein — protein sequence MSLPPALAEIVDDFGALGESDRVTLLLEFAGELPDLPDHLREDAMEPVPECQSPVFLSVDAADAAEVRLYFSAPREAPTTRGFASILHQGLDGAPAAAILDVPADFYYDLGLGSVVSPLRLRGMAGMLGRIKNQVRIQTAGDPNPDTGA from the coding sequence ATGAGCCTGCCGCCCGCTCTCGCCGAGATCGTCGACGACTTCGGCGCTCTCGGCGAATCGGACCGGGTGACGCTGCTGCTCGAGTTCGCCGGCGAGTTGCCGGACCTCCCGGATCATCTTCGCGAAGACGCGATGGAACCGGTCCCCGAGTGCCAGTCGCCGGTGTTCCTGTCGGTCGACGCCGCCGATGCCGCCGAGGTACGCCTCTACTTCAGTGCGCCCCGGGAGGCCCCGACGACCCGCGGGTTCGCGTCGATCCTGCACCAGGGACTCGACGGCGCCCCCGCGGCGGCGATCCTCGACGTGCCCGCCGACTTCTACTACGACCTCGGACTGGGGTCGGTGGTCAGCCCGCTGCGGCTACGCGGGATGGCCGGCATGCTCGGCCGCATCAAGAACCAGGTACGTATCCAGACCGCCGGTGACCCGAACCCCGACACCGGGGCATGA
- a CDS encoding acetyl/propionyl/methylcrotonyl-CoA carboxylase subunit alpha, protein MPATNSVITKVLIANRGEIAVRVIRAARDAGLPSVAVYAEPDADAQFVKLADEAFALGGQTSAESYLVFDKILDAAARSGANAIHPGYGFLSENADFAQAVIDAGLIWIGPSPQSIRDLGDKVTARHIALKADAPMAPGTKDPVKNADEVVAFAEEHGVPVAIKAAFGGGGRGMKVAYTIEEIPHLFESATREAIAAFGRGECFVERYLDKARHVEAQVIADQHGNVVVAGTRDCSLQRRFQKLVEEAPAPFLTDEQRAKIHSSAKAICREAGYYGAGTVEFLVGSDGLVSFLEVNTRLQVEHPVTEETAGIDLVRQQFRIANGEKLEFSEDPAPRGHSFEFRINGEDAGRNFLPAPGPITVYKEPSGPGVRVDSGVVQGDVIGGQFDSMLAKLIVTGETREQALERSRRALAEFQVEGLATVIPFHRHIVENPAFHGHVDENGVERFDIYTKWIETDWENPIEPYTGGEPIEEDDAAPRQKVVVEVGGRRVEVSLPGDLALGGGGGASNGVVRRKPKARSRKKGGGAAVSGDAVAAPMQGTVVKVAVEEGQEVAAGELVVVLEAMKMENPVTAHKDGVVTGLAVEAGAAVTQGTVLLELK, encoded by the coding sequence GTGCCAGCCACGAATTCCGTCATCACCAAGGTCCTCATCGCCAACCGTGGCGAGATCGCCGTCCGCGTCATCCGCGCGGCCCGCGATGCCGGCCTGCCCAGCGTCGCCGTGTATGCCGAGCCGGATGCGGACGCGCAGTTCGTGAAGCTCGCCGATGAGGCGTTCGCGCTGGGCGGGCAGACCTCGGCGGAGTCCTACCTCGTGTTCGACAAGATCCTCGACGCGGCGGCACGCTCCGGCGCGAACGCGATCCACCCGGGGTACGGCTTCCTGTCGGAGAACGCCGACTTCGCCCAGGCCGTCATCGACGCCGGGCTCATCTGGATCGGCCCGTCGCCGCAGTCCATTCGCGACCTCGGCGACAAGGTGACCGCGCGCCACATCGCGCTCAAGGCCGACGCGCCGATGGCGCCGGGCACCAAGGACCCCGTCAAGAACGCCGACGAGGTGGTCGCCTTCGCCGAGGAGCACGGCGTCCCGGTCGCCATCAAGGCCGCCTTCGGTGGCGGTGGACGCGGCATGAAGGTCGCCTACACCATCGAGGAGATCCCGCACCTGTTCGAGTCGGCCACCCGCGAGGCCATCGCTGCCTTCGGTCGCGGCGAGTGCTTCGTCGAGCGCTACCTCGACAAGGCCCGACACGTCGAGGCGCAGGTCATCGCCGACCAGCACGGCAACGTGGTGGTCGCCGGGACCCGCGACTGCTCGTTGCAGCGTCGTTTCCAGAAGCTCGTGGAAGAGGCTCCCGCCCCCTTCCTCACCGATGAGCAGCGCGCCAAGATCCACTCCTCGGCCAAGGCCATCTGCCGCGAAGCGGGCTACTACGGCGCCGGCACCGTCGAGTTCCTCGTCGGCAGCGACGGTCTGGTGTCGTTCCTCGAGGTCAACACCCGCCTGCAGGTCGAACACCCGGTCACCGAGGAGACCGCGGGCATCGACCTGGTGCGTCAGCAGTTCCGCATCGCCAACGGCGAGAAGCTGGAGTTCTCCGAGGACCCGGCACCGCGCGGGCACTCCTTCGAGTTCCGCATCAACGGCGAGGACGCCGGCCGCAACTTCCTGCCGGCCCCCGGCCCCATCACCGTGTACAAGGAGCCGAGCGGCCCGGGCGTGCGCGTGGACTCCGGTGTCGTGCAGGGCGATGTCATCGGCGGACAGTTCGACTCGATGCTGGCCAAGCTGATCGTCACCGGCGAGACCCGCGAGCAGGCGCTCGAGCGGTCGCGTCGCGCATTGGCAGAGTTCCAGGTCGAGGGTCTGGCCACGGTCATCCCGTTCCATCGCCACATCGTCGAGAACCCGGCCTTCCACGGCCATGTCGACGAGAACGGCGTGGAGCGCTTCGACATCTACACCAAGTGGATCGAGACCGACTGGGAGAACCCGATCGAGCCGTACACCGGTGGCGAGCCGATCGAGGAGGACGACGCCGCACCGCGCCAGAAGGTCGTGGTGGAGGTCGGCGGCCGTCGCGTCGAGGTGTCGCTGCCCGGTGATCTCGCGCTGGGCGGCGGTGGCGGCGCTTCCAACGGCGTGGTCCGCCGCAAGCCCAAGGCCCGCTCGCGCAAGAAGGGTGGCGGCGCGGCCGTATCCGGCGACGCCGTGGCGGCCCCGATGCAGGGCACCGTCGTCAAGGTCGCCGTCGAGGAGGGCCAGGAGGTCGCCGCGGGCGAGCTCGTCGTGGTCCTCGAGGCCATGAAGATGGAGAACCCGGTCACCGCGCACAAGGACGGCGTGGTCACCGGACTCGCCGTCGAGGCCGGTGCCGCGGTCACCCAGGGCACGGTTCTCCTCGAGTTGAAGTAG